The DNA segment GTCGTACACGGACCATCGCCTCTCCGGTCCCGGCGACGCCTCGCACCCGCCCGCGCAGTCCGGCTCCCGTCCCGCGGAGCGTCCCCGTGCCGCCGAGTCCGCCACCCCGTGGCACGCGCCGCACGGCTCCTCGTCCACCCCCGGCCCCGGCGCCCCCGCGGCGCCGTCCGGCGGAGGCCCCGCAGCCAGTGCGCCCCCGCCCCTTCCCACCCGGCGTCCCGGCGGCCATGACGCCCCGGGGCAGCCCCCGCACGCCCCCACCGCCGGGCCCGGTGCCCCCGCGAGCACTCCTCCTCCGCCCCTTCCCGCGAGGCGTCCGGGTCCCTCCGCGTCCGCCGACGCGTGGCAGCCCCCGCACGCCTCCGCTCCCGGTCACGGCGCCTCCGCGTCCGCCCCTCCTCCGCCTCTCCCCACCCGGCGCCGCGGTGCTCCCGACGGCGGCGTCCCGGCCGAGGCCGCCGGTGCCGCCCCCGTGCTTCCCACCCGTGTCCGTCAAGCGTCCCTCGCGCGCCAGTTGCGTGACGAGCCGCAGGACCAGGCGAAGGGCGGGCGGCGGGAGGTCGACGCCGAGGAGATGAGGGCGATCTTCGGGGCGTTCCAGCGCGGGCTCGATCAGGGGCGCAAGGGGATGCCCGCGCGGCCCGAGCGGCCGGGGGCCACCGATGGCGACACCGTGAACATCCACGTCGACGAAGGGACGGACACCGACGATGCACGGTGACGACCAGACCCGTATCCAGGCCGCCGCGCCCGCCGGAACACCCGGCACGGACCTCGGCTGGCTGCTGGACGACCTCGTGGCGCGCACCGACCACGTACGCCAGGCCGTGCTGCTGACCGCCGACGGCCTCGCGCTGAGCAGCTCCGAGGGGATGCCCCGGCAGGACATCGAGCACCTGGCCGCCGTCTGCTCCGGCTTCCACGGCCTCGCCCGCTCGGCGGGGGAGCGGTTCGCCGCGGGCCGGGTGCGCCAGACCATGGTGATGCTGGACGAGGCGTACCTGTTCATCACCCCCGCGGGGCACGGCAGCCGGCTCGCCGTGCTCAGCGAGGCCGGCACCGACGTCGGCCAGCTCGCCCACGAGATGGCCCTGCTGGTCCGCCGGCTCGGCAGCCATCTGGACGCGGCAGCCCGTGCCACCCCATGATCCCGCCGTGAGCGACGAGCACTGGTACGAGGACGAGACCGGGTCGATGGTGCGGCCGTACACCGTGACCCGGGGCCGTACCCGGCCCTCGGACCGGCACTCCATCGACCTGATGTCCCGGGTCACCGCCCTGGCGGCCGCGGACGCCGCGAGCGCCGGCGTCGACCACGCGAGCGCCGCCCTGCTGGACCTGGTGCGGCGCGGCCCCCGCCCGGTCGCCGAGCTGGCCGCCGACGCCGACCTGCCCCTGACCGTGGTGCGGGTCCTGCTCGGCGACCTGGCCGAGGCGGGCCTCGTCCGCATCGCCGCGCCCCGCCGCGACCCGGCCGGCGGCCCCACCGCCGACCCCGGGCTGCTCCGGGAGATCGTCGACCGGCTGCGCGAGATCTAGGGCCTCTCGTTTGGATCTTGCCGGGCTCGCGGGGGTCTGGCACCGCGCCTCGCGGCGTTGTCGTCGGTTGCCATGACTCCGCCATGTCGCCCTCCTCCGCCTTGCGATGCACGGCACCAGACCCCGCTCCCTGATCCGGCCTGATCCAAACGAAAGACCCTAGGGCCCCTCGTTTGTAACAGCCATGTAGGGGACAGGTGCCGACCGGAACCCCTGTTCCACCCCGCCAGTCTCAGGGAACAGCACGTCAGCCGTACCTCCGAAGGGGAATCATGCGCGTCCAGAAGATCTCGCTGCTCGCCGTCGCCGTCGCCGCGGGCCTGTCGCTCACCGCCTGCGGGAGCAGCGGCGGCAACTCCGGCGGCAGCGACTCCTCGCCGAGCAGCGCCGCCTCCGACACCTCGGGCTCCCAGGGCTCCGGCGGCGACGGCGGCTCGACGGGCTCCACCGGTTCCACGGGCTCCGGCGCCACCGGCTCCACCGGCCAGAACGGCGGCCAGTCGACCGGCGCCCACGGCCCCACCGGCTCCGGCCGCGCCTCCGGCGCCGGCTGCACCACCGCCCACCTGGCCTTCAGCACCTCGGGCGGCATGGGCGAGGGCCAGCTGATCGTCAACATGAAGAACACCGGCTCGGCCAACTGCACCCTGCACGGCTTCCCGGGCGTCGACCTGAAGGGCAAGGACGGCACGGACAGCGCCTCCCGCAGCAAGCTCGCCGCCCCCACCGTCACCCTCCAGCCGGGCGCCGAGACCCGCTTCACCCTGCACTACCCGCCGAACAACTCCGGCGGCACGGGCGTGACCTTCACCCAGCTCGTCGTCACCCCGCCGAACGAGACCCACTCCACGACCCTGAAGGCCGGGATCAACGTCCCCGTCACCGACGGCAGCGACGGCCCCGGCATCACCGTCGACCCGGTCGGCACCGGCAAGTAACGCGGGCCCCGAAGCGCACGGGGGCGCCCGCACAGCGCCCCCGGACCGCGTCCCGGCGCGGGCGCGCAACGAATCACCGCCCCGCCCCCCTCGCACGCAACGAACCGCGCACCGGCGCGCAACGGCTGCTCCTTGTCCGGCCGCGCGCGCCGCCCGTACCGTCTATCTGACCCCGAACCCCCTCCGTGACCGGTGAGGTAGACGCATGCGCACCGCCCTGCTCCAGAGCTCCGGCCACCCCGGCTCCGTCGCCGAGAACCTCCGGGTTCTGGACGAGGCCGCGGGCCGGGCCGCCGCCGCGGGCGCCGCGCTGCTGACCGCGCCCGAGATGTTCCTCACCGGCTACGCGATCGGCGACGGGATCGGCCGCCTCGCCGAGCCCGCCGACGGCGCCTCGGCCACCGCGATCGCCGAGACGGCCGTCCGGCACGGCCTCGCCATCGCCTACGGCTACCCCGAGCGCGACGGCGACACGGTCTACAACTCCGCGCAGCTGATCTCCGCCGACGGCACCCGGCTCGCGAACTACCGCAAGACCCACCTCTTCGGCTGCTTCGAGCGCGACCACTTCACCCCGGGCGAGCACCAGGTCGTACAGGCCGAGCTGAACGGCCTCACCGTCGGCCTGCTGATCTGCTACGACGTCGAGTTCCCGGAGAACGTCCGAGCCCACGCCCTCGCCGGCACCGATCTGCTGCTGGTCCCGACCGCGCAGATGCACCCGTACCAGTTCGTCGCCGAGTCGATGATCCCGGTGCGCGCCTTCGAGAACCAGATGTACGTCGCGTACGTCAACCGGGTCGGTGCGGAAGGGGAGTTCGAGTTCGTCGGCCTCTCCGTCCTCGCCGGGCCCGACGGCGTCCCGCGGACCCGTGCGGGCCGCGCCGAGCAGCTGGTGTTCGCCGACGCCGACCCGGCCTTCCTGGCCGCCTCCCGCGAGGCCAACCCCTACCTGAAGGACCGCCGTCCGCAGCTGTACGGCTCCCTGAGCTGACCCGACGCTCCCTCGGCCGGCCCTTCTCTTCTCTCAGTTCTTTCGCGCAAGGAGTCCGTACCCCATGACGTCCACGGTGCCCAACGCCGTCGAGCACACCGACGGGCAGCAGCCGCCGATCACCATGTTCGGCCCGGACTTCCCCTACGCCTACGACGACTACCTCGCCCACCCGGCGGGCATCGGCCAGATCCCGGCGACCGAGCACGGCACCGAGGTCGCCGTCATCGGCGGCGGCCTCTCCGGCGTCATCGCCGCCTACGAGCTGATGAAGATGGGCCTCAAGCCCGTCGTCTACGAGGCCGACCAGCTCGGCGGCCGGCTGCGCACCGTCGGCTTCGAGGGCTGCGACGAGGAGCTGAACTGCGAGCTGGGCGCGATGCGCTTCCCGCCCTCCTCCACCGCCCTCCAGCACTACATCGACCTGGTCGGCCTCACCACCCGGCCCTTCCCCAACCCGCTGGCCGAGACGACCCCCTCGACCGTCGTGGACCTCAAGGGCGAGTCGCACTACGCCGTCACCGTCGACGACCTGCCCCAGGTGTACCGGGACGTCGCCGCCGCCTGGAACAAGTGCCTGGAAGAGGGCGCCGACTTCTCCGACATGAACCGCGCCATGCGCGAGCGGGACGTGCCGCGCATCCGCGAGATCTGGGCGAAGCTGGTCGAGAAGCTCGACAACCAGACCTTCTACGGCTTCCTGTGCGACTCCGAGGCGTTCAAGTCCTTCCGGCACCGCGAGATCTTCGGCCAGGTCGGCTTCGGCACCGGCGGCTGGGACACCGACTTCCCCAACTCCATCCTGGAGATCCTGCGCGTCGTCTACACCGAGGCCGACGACCACCACCGCGGCATCGTCGGCGGCTCCCAGCAGCTGCCGCTGCGCCTGTGGGACCGCGAGCCGGCGAAGATCGTCCACTGGCCGCACGGCACCTCGCTCGGCTCCCTGCACCCGAACGGCGAGCCGCGTCCGGCCGTGACCCGGCTGCACCGCACCGCGGGCAACCAGATCACCGTGACGGACGCGAACGGCGACATCCGCACCTACCAGGCGGCGATCTTCACCGCCCAGTCCTGGATGCTGCTGTCCAAGATCGCCTGTGACGACTCGCTCTTCCCGATCGACCACTGGACCGCGATCGAGCGCACCCACTACATGGAGTCCAGCAAGCTGTTCGTCCCCGTCGACCGGCCGTTCTGGCTGGACGAGGCCGTCGACGACAGGGGACATCCGACGGGGCGCGACGTCATGTCGATGACCCTCACCGACCGGATGACGCGCGGTACCTACCTCCTGGACGACGGCCCGGACAAGCCGGCCGTGATCTGCCTGTCGTACACCTGGTGCGACGACAGCCTGAAGTGGCTGCCGCTGTCCGCGAACGAGCGGATGGAGGTCATGCTGAAGTCGCTCGGCGAGATCTACCCGAAGGTCGACATCAGGAAGCACATCATCGGCAACCCGGTGACCGTCTCCTGGGAGAACGAGCCCTACTTCATGGGCGCGTTCAAGGCCAACCTGCCCGGCCACTATCGCTACCAGCGGCGCCTGTTCACGCACTTCATGCAGGACCGGCTGCCCGCCGACAAGCGCGGCATCTTCCTCGCCGGCGACGACATCTCCTGGACGGCGGGCTGGGCCGAGGGCGCCGTCCAGACCGCGCTGAACGCGGTCTGGGGCGTCATGCACCACTTCGGCGGCGAGACCGACGCGACCAACCCCGGCCCGGGCGACGTCTACGACGAGATCGCTCCGGTGGAGCTGCCGGAGGACTGACCGGGCACCCGCCCGGAACCGGGGGGCGCGGGCGGCCGGTCAGACCCCGGCGGCCCGCGCCTTCTCGAACACCTCGGCGGCGGCGTCCGTCAGCTCCGCCGCGTCCCGCGCGGTGCCCTGGAGGTCGAGCAGAATCTCCTCCAGGCCGATCTCCGCGTACGCGACCAGGTCCTCCACGATCTGGTCGGCGCTGCCCTGGAAGGGGCGGCGGTCGGCGCCCTCGTGCGCCGTGCGGGCAAGCTCGGCGTTCACCCGCAGCACCGTGCGGATCGGCTCCGTACGGCCCCGTTCCTCGGCCAGTTCGCGCAGCCGGCGCCACTGGTCGGCGACCCGCGTGCCGCCCATGGCCACCGGCAGCCAGCCGTCGGCCTTGTCGACCAGGCGCCGCCAGGCGCGCCGGTTGCCCGCGGCCAGCAGGATCGGGATCGGGCGCGCGGGCTTGGGTCCGACGACGGCCGGGGCGATCTTCGTCAGGGGGCCGTCGTGGGTGACCGGGTCCGGGCCCCACACCGCCCGGCACACGTCGATGATCTCGTCCAGCACCGCGCCGCGCTCCGCGAAGGGCCGTACGCCCGCGGCCGCGTACTCGTCCAGCG comes from the Streptomyces sp. SUK 48 genome and includes:
- a CDS encoding roadblock/LC7 domain-containing protein, producing the protein MHGDDQTRIQAAAPAGTPGTDLGWLLDDLVARTDHVRQAVLLTADGLALSSSEGMPRQDIEHLAAVCSGFHGLARSAGERFAAGRVRQTMVMLDEAYLFITPAGHGSRLAVLSEAGTDVGQLAHEMALLVRRLGSHLDAAARATP
- a CDS encoding DUF742 domain-containing protein; translation: MSDEHWYEDETGSMVRPYTVTRGRTRPSDRHSIDLMSRVTALAAADAASAGVDHASAALLDLVRRGPRPVAELAADADLPLTVVRVLLGDLAEAGLVRIAAPRRDPAGGPTADPGLLREIVDRLREI
- a CDS encoding DUF4232 domain-containing protein; protein product: MRVQKISLLAVAVAAGLSLTACGSSGGNSGGSDSSPSSAASDTSGSQGSGGDGGSTGSTGSTGSGATGSTGQNGGQSTGAHGPTGSGRASGAGCTTAHLAFSTSGGMGEGQLIVNMKNTGSANCTLHGFPGVDLKGKDGTDSASRSKLAAPTVTLQPGAETRFTLHYPPNNSGGTGVTFTQLVVTPPNETHSTTLKAGINVPVTDGSDGPGITVDPVGTGK
- a CDS encoding carbon-nitrogen hydrolase family protein, with the translated sequence MRTALLQSSGHPGSVAENLRVLDEAAGRAAAAGAALLTAPEMFLTGYAIGDGIGRLAEPADGASATAIAETAVRHGLAIAYGYPERDGDTVYNSAQLISADGTRLANYRKTHLFGCFERDHFTPGEHQVVQAELNGLTVGLLICYDVEFPENVRAHALAGTDLLLVPTAQMHPYQFVAESMIPVRAFENQMYVAYVNRVGAEGEFEFVGLSVLAGPDGVPRTRAGRAEQLVFADADPAFLAASREANPYLKDRRPQLYGSLS
- a CDS encoding NAD(P)/FAD-dependent oxidoreductase; the encoded protein is MTSTVPNAVEHTDGQQPPITMFGPDFPYAYDDYLAHPAGIGQIPATEHGTEVAVIGGGLSGVIAAYELMKMGLKPVVYEADQLGGRLRTVGFEGCDEELNCELGAMRFPPSSTALQHYIDLVGLTTRPFPNPLAETTPSTVVDLKGESHYAVTVDDLPQVYRDVAAAWNKCLEEGADFSDMNRAMRERDVPRIREIWAKLVEKLDNQTFYGFLCDSEAFKSFRHREIFGQVGFGTGGWDTDFPNSILEILRVVYTEADDHHRGIVGGSQQLPLRLWDREPAKIVHWPHGTSLGSLHPNGEPRPAVTRLHRTAGNQITVTDANGDIRTYQAAIFTAQSWMLLSKIACDDSLFPIDHWTAIERTHYMESSKLFVPVDRPFWLDEAVDDRGHPTGRDVMSMTLTDRMTRGTYLLDDGPDKPAVICLSYTWCDDSLKWLPLSANERMEVMLKSLGEIYPKVDIRKHIIGNPVTVSWENEPYFMGAFKANLPGHYRYQRRLFTHFMQDRLPADKRGIFLAGDDISWTAGWAEGAVQTALNAVWGVMHHFGGETDATNPGPGDVYDEIAPVELPED
- a CDS encoding TIGR03619 family F420-dependent LLM class oxidoreductase, which produces MTTRLGLGLPQMRQFSIGADVPAVARAAEGIGYDSLWVFERALFPEPATQGLYGVEGLPWPDQYRSVAEPLVTLALAAAATERAELGTSVLVAPLHLPFQLARALGSLDAASGGRVLAGLGTGWSLDEYAAAGVRPFAERGAVLDEIIDVCRAVWGPDPVTHDGPLTKIAPAVVGPKPARPIPILLAAGNRRAWRRLVDKADGWLPVAMGGTRVADQWRRLRELAEERGRTEPIRTVLRVNAELARTAHEGADRRPFQGSADQIVEDLVAYAEIGLEEILLDLQGTARDAAELTDAAAEVFEKARAAGV